In Clupea harengus chromosome 12, Ch_v2.0.2, whole genome shotgun sequence, the sequence GAGCAAAaattttattattatgatttactcaagaatgtaaaataaatgtggCAATCTTAGTTATGAAAATGATTCCCGAACAGTAAATGGTACCAACGCGCTGGCCAAAGTCTTTACCCCAGGGCACAAGAGAAAGCTCACCTTCAGAATCCTGTTCACTGTGACAATCGGAGCCTCGTCATCAACAGGGGTGACGTTAACGAACACGACGCACGGCAGGCTGTGCCTCTGGAGGACCGTGTCGTTGGCGATCAGCGTGAAATTATCGGCCACCGACTCACTCCCATCGTGAACGTAATGAATTAAGCCCTGCTCGGCCTGCGCAGACACATTAACACAGCATTAAAAGGACACAGATTTATATCTCTGAAAAATCTAAGTGAGATCTCATAAAATGTAGTTTACAGATTTTGAGACAAATATGTAATTCAGTGTAAAGTTATCAGATCGAGTTCCGAATAAATCtaaaagcctggctttcatccaatgggtgagaagagagcagtgaaggagGCGGTTATCAAGAGGCTGTGGCGGCcgtcaatcaaactgtgcagaTATCGGGTCTGTGAACTCCTCTGCTACgtcacaaaaacaaacttacACAAACTTTGCAAATAATGCTAAAGCTACCAGGCGACAGCTCTTCAAATCTTTCATATAGGCTAGCAAAAGCTGTAGCCTGTATATCTTTTATGGCCTAACTGATGTGCTGTGGAATCGATTAGATGACAAAGTATCTGTTTACGAGCTAATATAAATGATCACTTAGATAGATCATTGTATTAAAGTTCGGTTATTTCTCAGCGttggtaacatgtcccacattgTCTCGAACAAACGTACTACTCGTCCCACAATTGGTCTAGTTGCATCTGGtcgtgtgacgtgacgtgacagtGTAAATCTGAATGGGAAAGAAGTGAAGGGGATCACCTGTAATCTGGTGAAGGAAGGGATGGCCACCCCTGGGATCCTCAGGTTCTCTATCTGGCCATAATGTGGGGCTACGGTCATCTGGTACAAGAAGTTGAGCCCTGAAAAGTGGTGGTTGGTGACTTGTATGACGTCCTTGTTCAGGATCCTGGAGGACCCCTCTTTCAGGGTCACACTGGAGACCTGCACTGGGATGTGCTGAGGGATTACATCCATGGTAACCGTGATGTGGATGACCTCTGTTAGGCCATTACTGACGTCCAACAGGAAGGTGTCAGAGGCGTGTTCAGAGCCCACATGGACGTACTGAATGAGTCCATCATCGATGTCCTGCTGGGAGAAGCTCTGAATTGGCCTCCCCTTTGTCCCCTGGTACGGTTTGTCCTCTCCTGCAGATCTACGCAGGAAGCCGTGAGAGGGAGCGTCcttcactgaatacacaatCTCAGAGGGAGTGTTGTCCTTGTGGGTCACCTGTAAACAACAGCACAAATGCAAGCATCATTTTTCATCTTGCCCATTCCTTTCACGTTAACATTTCATACAAAAGCAGACTCTTCTCTAGACTCTTCTCTAGATTCCTCTCTACACTCTTCTCTACACTTCTCTCTAGACTCTtctctacactctctctctacactcctCTCCACACTCTTCTCTACACTTCTCTCTACACTCTTCTCTACACTCTTCTCTACACTTCTCTCTAGACTCTTCTCTAGATTCCTCTATACACTCTTCTCTGGACTCTTCTCTAGATTCCTCTATACACTCTTCTCTAGACTTTTCTCTACACTCTACTCTAGACTCTTCTCTACACTCTTCTCTGGgtctggggcgacagtggtacaggaggtagagaagtcctTTAGTAATccgaaggttgttagttcaattccctgttgaagcgtcccTGAGCAAgtcactgaacccctaattgctcctgatgtgcagtgtgccatcagtgtaaatgtaaaaatgtgtatacatccttgtaagtcgctttggataaaagcgtctgctaaatgactaaatgttctCTACACTTTTCTCTAGATTCCTCTCCACACTCTTCTCTAAACTCTTCTCTACACTTTTCTCTAGATTCCTCTCCACAGTCTTCTCTACACTAAGCAGATGTTAAGATGCTTTTTATAGTCCAgctcaggggcgtaactataggtaGTTCAGCCACTGCAGCTACACGTAGGCCCAAAGTCACGAAGGGCCCATGGCAGGCGTCTGTGCCCCTCGGCTGGAGGAGTGTGCCCCTCTGACATATCAGACAGAAATGTCTTCCCAGGGGCCCAGCATAACATAATGAAAGCTATCGTGTTGAATATGAATGATGCAACTAATCTCAGGTTGTCTTGCACAGGGGCCCAGCATAACTTGGTTATGCTACCAGTCCAGGTGAATGAACATTGCCCTGTAAGTGTTCAGAATGAAAGCTATCgtgttgaaaatgaatgatGCGACTAACCTCGAGCTGTGTCTTGCTGATCTTAACAGGTTTATTTTCCTCCACCACAATGGGGTTGTTGTTAATTACTTGTGGAGGCTCCTGGTGGCTTTCGAGGTACACTCTCACAACAACACTGGCGTCCAGCCGCAACCCTTTCAAACTCACGGTAAAATTAAAGAAGTCAGAAAGATTCACGCCATCATTGTGCTGATACATCACATGACCAGCCTTGATGTCATGCTGGGTGAACATCTTAGCTGCTGCTCTGTTGCACGTGAGACTCCCGTGACTAGGGGGAAGGAAAAGTTCAAATGTCATTTCCTGATCGTCTCGAATGTCCAGGTTGCTGGTGATGGTGAAGTTAGCTGAAGTCAAGACTACTTCATTTCCCTTCTGTACCATCAGTCCTGTGTTTTTGGCCACTTTAATGTATGGGTCCTGAGCAATGACCTCCAAGATGGTGGACGTGTAGTGcctcccatctgaaacaaagAGGACGAATCGACCGTAGCTCACCCCTTCGTGGACAAACAgaactctcttctcctccaagTCCTTCTGGTGAAACTGGTACAGATTCTGTGACGTGTCGTTCACTAAGACAATCTCACCCATGGGAATCCCTCGTCTAGTGTAGACCAATTGTCCGTCGTCAAAGTCCGAATCGGCGTCATGGTAACACAAGTCCTCCAATGTCAGCAATCTCTGACTGTTCCTCGCCACATGGAAGACTTTATCAACCACACGGACAGGTTTTTCGTCGTTGACTAGTTGAATGGAAATTCGGAAGGTTCCGTTTACAGCAGTCTCATCTTTCATTGAAGTCACAGAGACAAGGAAAGTGAATTCGTCATAAGTTGTTTCACTGTCATCATGGACGTACATGAGACGCCCATCAAGAATATCCTGGTTTAAGAACTGTGAAATGTTCTCATTATTGGTAGTGGAACTGGAaaggttgattttttttaacttccCATGTTTGGGACTGCTGATGACTTTATAGTGCATTTCACCTGAGGTGGGGTTCTCAGAAAACAGCTTATCTCTGGTAATAACTTTACTTTCCCCCTCCATCAAAACAAGCCCAAGATTCGTTAAAACAATGTTCTGTGTAGATGCCTTGATGATAAATCTGAAGTCATGGTTCCCTGAATAAGAATATTTGGAAAATATCAGAAAAGTGAACGAGTCCTTTGTGTTGATAGATGAAACGGTCTCCATCTCATAATGCAGTTTCAgatcagaaatgttttttggCTGAAAGTGGAGTTAATCCTTAACACCTTATCGTCAAGTAGTAAGTCTCCTTTCTTTGGTAATGACAGcaataaaaagtaaaggtcGCTCTCTAAGATTTTCATACCCTTGGAGACAGCCCGTAGGTCTTGAGGGGTTAGCGTCACCCTGCGCTCTGTATCAACCTCCATTTTGCTCTTGATGACTTTATAGTGAATCCCTTGCACTACGATAGGGAACAACATTTCCTCCGTAGTTGTGGAGCCGATGGTGACCCTGAACCTAAAGCTGTCGGTCACATTCCCTGGATGGGAGCCCAGGTACGTGCTCAGGTACCTGATCCGGTccttttccagaagcttctgCGAGAAGATCCACGTGTTTTTCCACTCTCCGCTCGAGTGCAGCCTCTGGAGTTCTCCGTACTGAGGGGGCTCTGCCACGTCGTAGCGCAGCTCCACCACCTGCTGAGCCACGTTCACCTGCACCGCCAGGTGGGTGGAGCTCAGGAGGGCCCATCCGCCCTGGGTCACCTCCGCTCCCGTGTTATTCACGACCTTGTACTCCAGCGGCACCGCCATCAGCCTGAGCACCGCCGTGTTACTGACCTTGTCTCCATCGCTCACCCTCAGGGCCATTCGAGAGTTCGTAATAATGCCTGTGTGGACGTAATAAACCTTTCCCTGCTCCAGATTTAGGTACGAAAAGTTCTTGATTGCCTGGCCAGGGTCATCCTCGATCTCTAGGAAGCCAGCGTCTGTATTTAGATTACCAAGCACTGTAAATATCAGGTCCGTGGAGTTGCTGTCTGGGTCTATAACCCTTAACATGTCAGTGGTAAGTCGGCGTTTGGACTGTTCCAGCAGGACAAAGAGGCTTCCCTCTGGAAAGCTGAGCTCAGGAGCGTCGTTGCTGGgtgtgatgctgatgttgaACCTGTGGAGCTTGTTCCCCCTAATGCAGGCCGGTAACTGTCTCTTGCTGCTGCTGAACACTGAAAATATGAAGAAATCCACCTGGTCCTCCGAGCCCCCATGGACGTACATAACCCGACCGTGCCAAAGGTCCAGGAGGCTGAAGGTATGCTCCTCCTGCTCTGGATCCACGTCCAGCCTTAGCTGGCCATGAACTGGCTGCTCCGCAATGCGGAACATGATCTGGGACTGACTGATCCCTAAGCTTCGTATTTCCACGTTCATCTTGACGTGTTGAAATCCCAAGGGAGCCCGACCCCCCTCTGGGACGATCAGGTTTTCGAGGACCAGAAAGCTTTGTCCTCTCTTGCAGTCCGCTCCGGATACACCCACTGACCCATTCCCAGGGGCAGGGATTGGGCTGGGTGTCGTGATTGAGTCAAAGGTTTCAGTCTCACAGCCAACAGAAGCATCTTTTGTCACCATGGCATTTGGCAAGCCCATCTTTTGCGCGTTGACTCGGATGTGTTTCAGACATCCTCTGAGTGACCCTCCTCCTATCTGTTTGTCTGCAAGAGACCGCAGACCCTTCTTTCTGGCCTGAACACGGGTATTACCATCAAGGCCACCAATGAAAAGAGGCCCACTGAGTTGGAGGGCATTGGTGTGCAGACCCAAACTAGAGTTCTGCATGTCTGCgcccacacacaaatggacagtCAGTGTGGACAGGTGTAGCTTCACCTGATGCCAGTCGTGCTCACTAACTGGCAATGGGGAACGAAGCTTAGTCTTCATGGTCGCTGCCCCGATCACAGCCACCACATGGTCATCTTGCAGTTCAATGGCAATATAGTGCCCTTCACTGGCAGAACTGTAGAGGATAATCCCGTCTTTGGCCGACCGGTGAAGCTGGCACTCAAAAACCCCCTCCTGGGCCATGTCCCACGTCGGGAGGGACATGTAGGCCCTGGAGCTGAAGAAGTTTATGGAGTCGTCCGCGCTGGCGGAAAACTCTGGGCTGCACCCGAGCGACACCTCGTGAACTGTTTTATAGCCTGAGTACGGcctgagggaggagagcaggTTGTGCTGGTTGAACAGCACTTCGTCCAAGCAGCCTCTAAAGCCAACGGGCATCCTTTCTGTCGAGAGGTAGGGCCTCTCCAGGCCTCCCAGCCCACCCACGAACAAGCCGTCCTGGATACTGAGCTCCAGGTCCGGTCCGAGCATCCTCAGGCTGGTGTGGGAATGTTTGTCTACGGTCAGCGTGACGTTGCGCTGGTCCTGTCGGAGCTCCATGGTGTGCCAAACCAGGTCATTCAGCTGGACACCTTTCTCTGAGCGAAGACTGCGGACGCCAGACCCGAGATCCATCGACACCTGCGACACGGAAAAACAGAGACATTCATAGGTCTTTCAAAATATTGACATCTGATAAGGTATTCATCTTAAGAGTTTGTTAGAAAAGGGAACACTtaatgtaacattaaaacaattATGAGTATGGAGAGTTATGAAGTTGATGAAAATAAAGTAAGGTAGTGAGGTAGAATGGCGTAAACGCACATTTAGGATGAGGGATGTGTCATACTCTGGATATTTGTGATGGCACATAATTTACGAGTATAGGTGTGAATATCTGGAGGGTAATATCTCCCCTTCAGAAAAATCATGAATGGACTTGTTTTGAAGATGtcagtgacttttttttttcgagCAGCAACACAAGATCACCTGCTTCTAGTTCTTTCCCAAAGGCAGTCTCTGTGTAATTACTGCTTCCAAGTCTAAggaatacatgtatgtgtgccaGGCTATCAGATCAGTAGTACCCACAGTCATCTCCTTCAAACAAATATTTAGCTGTCTGTATCATTTCTCAGGAATGAACTACAAATAGTGCcaaaacaggaagtggaggaATACTATTTTACTGTACTACTGGCCAAGCAGACGAGGCATTACCATATAAACATCAACTAAATGCAATGAGATAGACCTATGTTAATCAGTGTGATAGCTTATTATTGTTAAAAATGATGTGGTACATTTCTACCTGATCAATTACAACCTTTAGAGAGAAACATGGGCCTCATGAATCATCACCTGAATGCGTCCTGAATGAAGTTCCACCAGACAGAAGTCCGTGTCCCCGGCGGCCAGGAAGAGCACCCCGCTGCTGTGGGCGGTCCGGAAGCGGACGTGGAGCGAGGTCCGGACGGACGACTCTACAGCCTTCAGCAACACAAAGCCATCCCCGTAGAATGAGGCTGTGAAAGCAGGATGGATGGATTCATAAACAGCTGTTAGTGTTACAGTGTTACGTGAAGTAGTGTTATGTGTAGCAAAACAGTCTTTGTGAACATGGTGCACCCAGATTGTATCATTCTGACACAAGAGCTGTTTACAACACTATAATTATAGTGACCTAAAATATACATTGCGCCATGCGATAGGAAGAACCATGACATGCCATTTTAAAGTGGAATACTTTAGCAGAAACATAGCAGAAAATATTGCAGAGGTAGTTTTTCTTTTCCTGCTTTTGAAACTTGATGATCAAAGTTGACACATGTAATATAACAACCCCACAAGAATCtgttggggaaaaaaggaaTCTCGAAAAAGGTGACCTAAATCAGGACAGAGTAGCCTACTCTACTCTCGAGACCAGTCCCTGGATCCAAACCCTGACCCTAGATCTGTAGCCCTGTCTACAGGCTTTAACGTCTGTTGTGTACACATGCCTACCACCAGCATGCTTAAACAGACATCATTCAATTTACTTTAAGTCCtccatctgtgtctgtctattccATTAAAGTGTATACTTGCACGCTAGTCCCTGTGGAGTAAACTAGCCTTGCCTTGTCAACAATATAATCTGTGATAAATAATCTGTGCCCATATGGCGCAAAACAGGGTCTAAGTAATCTGATATTCCcatttcaaaacacaaacatgatctATACTTCCTTTCAAGACAATAGGTATGCAATCTGTTGTTCACGATGGGGCAGTTTTCTAATTTACTCGTTAAGCCTAATTCTACAGTTTTAGACTAATGACTAATTGCATCTCTCTGCTGCATTAAAAAGTCTCAGACTTTCTCTAATCTGAGTTTAATGGTCCGCAGTCCAGAAAGACGATTAGAGCCGGatgcagaggagagaacagattAAATCTGACCCCCCAAAAAATTCTGTTGCAAATATTTTTATTCATTATTGTATCTATTCCAATCATCTTCCGAGTGTATAGATTTTGTGTTACAATGAAGAATAATTTCTTTCAATATGTATTAAATAACTACTGTCTTCTGAGTATAGGTGTGCATGGTAGACATTCACATAAGGAATTCCTAATGTTCACCCCTATTTTCCGACTTCAGATTTTATTGTAATCTATTGTTCACCTATTGCTAACTTTTAAAGGAGGGTAGCATATTCTGGTTTTAGTTATACATTAACAACTCAGAAACCAAACAAACCCTCAGAAGCATGATTTATCCAGTCGCATTACCATTTCAAGTCTCGATGATTTGGAGGTACCCTCTTCCAATATTACCAGGGCATGTAAAGCTTAtattactaaaaaaaaacattcctcttAATCTTTACGATGAGTGCTAACCAGTCTAATCAGCTCTTTGGCAGAAGTTCAACAAACTGCCCCAGTAGCCTTTGGCTATAGCACCAGGATTTGGGTGCAGAACCGTGATGTCTGCTACCCCTAATGGTTTATCTGAAGTCAATTAATGAATGTTAATGCACTCAACCCCTTTTAAGCACAGTGGGTCAGCTAGTGTAGGCCAGaccttcatctctttctgcagCAGTTTGCACGTGGCCTGATCGGTAGCCAATTACAATCAAGCCCACAGAACATCTACAGAATGAGGTGAACAAAACTGGACTGTCTTTATAATAGGACAGAGCACCCAGACGGTATTtgtaaggggaaaaaaataagatTGTGAACCAAAATAAGGGAGAATATTTTGTTAGATGACTCATTTGCAGCAACATTAGTTGCAGGacagaacaataacaacaacaacaacaacaaaacaaaccctATCCAAATTTGAGAGTCATTTAGAATCATTTGCGgtaacattttatatatatccTTCATTTAATGCGTCCAAAGGCCTGTAATACTGTCTTACATTGACACAGATAGCCTATTGACACATATTCAATCTAAACTCTTTAATATGCAGGTCTTTGTCTCCTCTGTGAGACTATGCTGCCTTAATAATGGGATTATTATTAAGACGATTAAACTGATTACAAATAACTGTTGCATTGCTGAGACCATCCACATAGGAGTGCAGACTTCCTCCTACAGAAATAATTTGAATTGCACTGAATGAAATAATCACCAATTCGGAGTGCACTATTGTCAAATGCATGTAAAATGAAGACACACTGAATTCTAACACTGGGACAAAACAGAGTACGTCAAATGTGTACGTCAGATGTGCGTTCTTAATAAAACACCGTCTGAGCCTGTTTAAGCCTTTGCCTGCTATTTGTGCAACACTAATTGCAGCCCatagttttttttccatctgtgCGCTTGTACAATTGTGTTTCTGCACGAACCGAATGAAGTTCAATGAATTGTATCCGATAACGTGGATCCGAAACAAAGCAGACAAGCGAAGATCCGCGGAGTTATCGCAATCATCTTATCCCTGCACCTCTGCTCAAAACTTACCTGCGATTGTTTGACTGACAACGAATAATAGCAGAGGaaaccccctccaccaccacaaaATACTTTTCCAAAAGTCAGCAGAGTTATCCATATTTTCCGACGGCAGAGGGATTTCCTTCCATTTAGTCGCAAATCCTGGGTATTCGGGACATGTTTGGTCTCAATCCACACCTCAAACAGACCCCCGTTTAACTTTAAAGTCAATAGGGCAGCTTCATCAGATACAAAGTATACCTGCACGGAGTGGTGTCAAGCGGGGAATTTGCCCCGCCCCTGTCGGGATTTGCCCACTACCAATCCTCGCCAGCCAGTCAATTAATGTTATCAATGCCCAACTGGTTCCTACCAAAGGGTGTGTAGCCTGATTCCTTCAGTAACGTTGGTGCTTTACGTGTAGCTGGACAGTAAGCTTATAGCGCTACAGGTGAGCAAGCAAAGTAagagttgttttgtgtgtgtcggtgctACGTGTGGTGTTTCAAATGGTACAAATATCTGACAGACGTACTGTTCGTATAACCCCTTCACAGTTATACCCTTGGATTCAGGGTACACATCTTGATTTCTATAAGCGGATCAAGGCACACTCAGTGACCTTCGGCTCAGAAAATACATGAAAACGGGCAGGCAGGTATGGAATTGGTTAAGTGGTAAAGGAAGTAACTTTGCAAGCTCAGAGAAACATTTGCTCACCTGTTTTGTATAGCGTAATTACAATTGACCCTGCTTTGATGAATGATTCTTCATTGTCTCCTGTAATGGGTGTTTTCTTTTCAAGTAGTCATAGTCTAGTGGTCATCGTGCTCCTGAGTCTTATTTGGAGGTAAAGCCTAATAGGCTATACAGTaattgtgtacagtatgtatgtaaatgttgtATTAATACATTATTATGCTATCACACTGATATAAAATACTCATCCACTATCCACTACCCAGACCACTATTCATTCTTTTACAAtcttctgctgtctctctccgtaCAGAAATCTTCAGTTTCATTCTGAGCTATTTTTAAAAGTAACAAACGATCTCCTGTTTGATGAGATGGAGCAGTAATGCAGTCCCTTTAAAGAAACAGAATCCGTAGAACAGCATGCAGATGCTAGATTTGTACTTCAAGAAGAATTAGGCTATGCTTTTTATAAGATatacacacttcatcatattttgGTAGATTTTGCAGGTCTTTGATTTAAAGGAGCAACAGAACTGAAGTCCCTGTCAGACTATGACATGCAGCTGTGCACTCTACCAGCAGTGAAGTTAAAAACCACAACAGACCTGTAAGTTTCTCACAAATAAACCATGAAGCATACAAGTGTGCCAGCAGGCTAACCAGCATCTTCCAGACAGCGTCCTTGCgctgaatgaaaataaaatgtaatctcTCTTTGAGTCTTATTTCAATGTTTCTAAGCATCTTCCAGACAGTGTCCTTGCGCTGAATGAAAAAGAATCTCTCTATGAGTCTTATTTCAATGTTTCTCATCCAAAAGCAGTTTTGGAAGATCACTAACCCTATGTCTCATGTCTATGACACAGTTATTGCATGTTAACTTAACTCATGCTATTCACAAACATCAGGAAAGGATCCCCAGAGACAGTggttatacaaacacacatcagcaccTGGTTAAATGCATACAATCTGtaacatcaatcaatcaaaggAGATTTATAATGGATAGGGAGAGAAGTGCAAAGATGTCTGACATGTCTGGACTGGTTGGCCATGAAACTGCGGTGTGGAAATGTAGGATGAAAACATGGCAGCAGATACACAGGCTGCTTTCATTTGGCCACAGAAAGAGCAATCAGTTACTTTAAACtggcacttacagcagttacattcctgcactttttttttctattcttatgtaaaatagtatttattgttacactaggtctctactgctcgtagcttgactgttctctcccttgtacgtcgctttagacaaaagcgtctgctaaatgactcaatgtaaatgtctaaatgtTAAACCTCTGGCTTGATCCACGGTTAGTCAGTGGATGGTGTAACACTTTACTTGAATCTTCCTTCCTGCCAAAACATGACACggttgacaatgacaatgacaaatgaCAATGAAAAATGACAACGGTGAAATGAAACGGCTGTATAACTGCACACTGACGCTCTTGATGACTAGGGACAGGATGTGCTGACTCCCATAACAGTCCAATGACCGAGGCTAAGAGTAAAGTGTTAATGGTGTTGTCTGGTCAGGCTAGTGCAGCTTTGCTTATGCGAAACATGACCACTAGAGGGCCTCGCCAGCTTTATTTTGAAGCTGTACAGTTTTTATGGAATTTTTCATCCAGGATATTGTCAccgtttaaaaatgtttttgtcttcCTATATTTAAAAAACTCAGCACAGCTTAACCTGTCAACATTGTGACCAGAAATGGAGTAGGAACTGAATGAGTATGAACTGAATGAGTATGAACTGAATAAGTATGAACTGAATAAGTATGAACTGAATAAGTATGAACTGAATGAGTATGAACTGAATGAGTATGAACTGAATAAGTATGAACTGAATAAGTATGAACTGAATGAGTATGAACTGAATGAGTATGAACTGTAGTTACAGTAAAGTCTTCCTCCCCTGTTTGTTGGATCCTTTAGAGTGAGCTCATTGAGCATACTAATGACACTCTGTAGATGTTTTTATGAAATACAATGTACTAACATTTATAGTTGGTTTATCCTGTCCAAACACAATAGTCTGCTGGGGTTTGTGCCGACACATACATTAATCCCCCGACATGTAATATTCCATGTGTTTGGAATTTCTTAGCCACATTTAACTAGATAAAATAATGTATCATTGTGGCAGTCTTCATAATTCTGTCAATAGtgatttttaacattttaaacaaaagTTTAATTTTCAACTGAAGTTAcattt encodes:
- the LOC105894592 gene encoding chondroitin sulfate proteoglycan 4-like, which encodes MEGESKVITRDKLFSENPTSGEMHYKVISSPKHGKLKKINLSSSTTNNENISQFLNQDILDGRLMYVHDDSETTYDEFTFLVSVTSMKDETAVNGTFRISIQLVNDEKPVRVVDKVFHVARNSQRLLTLEDLCYHDADSDFDDGQLVYTRRGIPMGEIVLVNDTSQNLYQFHQKDLEEKRVLFVHEGVSYGRFVLFVSDGRHYTSTILEVIAQDPYIKVAKNTGLMVQKGNEVVLTSANFTITSNLDIRDDQEMTFELFLPPSHGSLTCNRAAAKMFTQHDIKAGHVMYQHNDGVNLSDFFNFTVSLKGLRLDASVVVRVYLESHQEPPQVINNNPIVVEENKPVKISKTQLEVTHKDNTPSEIVYSVKDAPSHGFLRRSAGEDKPYQGTKGRPIQSFSQQDIDDGLIQYVHVGSEHASDTFLLDVSNGLTEVIHITVTMDVIPQHIPVQVSSVTLKEGSSRILNKDVIQVTNHHFSGLNFLYQMTVAPHYGQIENLRIPGVAIPSFTRLQAEQGLIHYVHDGSESVADNFTLIANDTVLQRHSLPCVVFVNVTPVDDEAPIVTVNRILKVWVGSITEITVEDLNAEDKDSTPEQLEFIVTPPTNGHLALKSAPSRPILNFTQAHILTSQLVFVHGGALSGGFHFQVSDGQNLADRHTFSTVARTLVLSLERIFPLKVFPGTLKPITDDDLLVVTNDFSDITGNRVIVFKVTHPPKLGRLVRVTEDHITEEISSFTQNMVNEGEILYEQTDTDAVGWEATDSFTFTVLSSLASVQRHTFPIDISYENGGPEHQICSSG
- the LOC116222915 gene encoding chondroitin sulfate proteoglycan 4 — its product is MDNSADFWKSILWWWRGFPLLLFVVSQTIAASFYGDGFVLLKAVESSVRTSLHVRFRTAHSSGVLFLAAGDTDFCLVELHSGRIQVSMDLGSGVRSLRSEKGVQLNDLVWHTMELRQDQRNVTLTVDKHSHTSLRMLGPDLELSIQDGLFVGGLGGLERPYLSTERMPVGFRGCLDEVLFNQHNLLSSLRPYSGYKTVHEVSLGCSPEFSASADDSINFFSSRAYMSLPTWDMAQEGVFECQLHRSAKDGIILYSSASEGHYIAIELQDDHVVAVIGAATMKTKLRSPLPVSEHDWHQVKLHLSTLTVHLCVGADMQNSSLGLHTNALQLSGPLFIGGLDGNTRVQARKKGLRSLADKQIGGGSLRGCLKHIRVNAQKMGLPNAMVTKDASVGCETETFDSITTPSPIPAPGNGSVGVSGADCKRGQSFLVLENLIVPEGGRAPLGFQHVKMNVEIRSLGISQSQIMFRIAEQPVHGQLRLDVDPEQEEHTFSLLDLWHGRVMYVHGGSEDQVDFFIFSVFSSSKRQLPACIRGNKLHRFNISITPSNDAPELSFPEGSLFVLLEQSKRRLTTDMLRVIDPDSNSTDLIFTVLGNLNTDAGFLEIEDDPGQAIKNFSYLNLEQGKVYYVHTGIITNSRMALRVSDGDKVSNTAVLRLMAVPLEYKVVNNTGAEVTQGGWALLSSTHLAVQVNVAQQVVELRYDVAEPPQYGELQRLHSSGEWKNTWIFSQKLLEKDRIRYLSTYLGSHPGNVTDSFRFRVTIGSTTTEEMLFPIVVQGIHYKVIKSKMEVDTERRVTLTPQDLRAVSKGMKILESDLYFLLLSLPKKGDLLLDDKVLRINSTFSQKTFLI